The following are encoded in a window of bacterium genomic DNA:
- the rpsP gene encoding 30S ribosomal protein S16, whose translation MLMLKLKRIGKKHQASFRLIVDEKRHKLFGRHVEDLGWYNPRTDKSEIKKDRVEYWMKTGAKPTDTVYNLLITAGILSGKKIAVHSQPKKKEGDANPPAGGPAAAAPAAPASADKAPAAADPAAEAPAEKVA comes from the coding sequence ATGTTGATGTTAAAGCTAAAACGGATTGGCAAGAAGCACCAAGCGAGCTTCCGCCTTATTGTGGATGAAAAGCGCCACAAGCTTTTTGGTAGGCACGTTGAAGATTTGGGCTGGTACAATCCCCGCACGGATAAATCTGAAATTAAGAAAGACCGAGTGGAATATTGGATGAAAACCGGCGCTAAGCCGACCGACACCGTCTACAATTTGCTGATTACCGCCGGGATTCTTTCCGGAAAAAAGATTGCAGTTCATAGCCAGCCGAAGAAGAAAGAAGGGGATGCGAATCCGCCAGCTGGCGGACCCGCCGCAGCTGCTCCAGCAGCTCCCGCCTCGGCGGATAAAGCTCCGGCCGCCGCAGATCCAGCCGCTGAAGCCCCCGCAGAAAAGGTCGCGTAA
- the trmD gene encoding tRNA (guanosine(37)-N1)-methyltransferase TrmD, producing MKFHILTIFPKIFDSYISESIIKRAQEKGLIKIQAHNIRDYATDKHNKVDDKVYGGGPGMVMKVEPIYKAVSSIKYQVLSMGKRGKKPKVRTILFSTRGKKFDNTIAKRLSKYDQLILICGRYEGVDERVAKYVADEEISIGDYVLSGGELPALVLLDAVSRQIQGVLGKMESLEEIKGSYEVYTRPEEFKAVVGRKSKIWRVPKVLVSGHHKKIDQERGKA from the coding sequence ATGAAATTCCACATTCTCACAATTTTCCCGAAAATTTTTGACTCCTATATTTCCGAGTCCATTATTAAGCGCGCTCAAGAAAAAGGCCTTATTAAAATTCAGGCGCATAATATCCGCGACTACGCTACCGATAAGCACAATAAAGTAGACGATAAGGTTTACGGCGGTGGGCCGGGGATGGTGATGAAGGTGGAGCCAATCTACAAAGCAGTATCAAGTATTAAGTATCAAGTATTAAGTATGGGGAAGCGGGGGAAGAAGCCGAAAGTTAGGACAATTCTTTTTAGTACCCGCGGGAAGAAGTTTGATAACACAATCGCGAAAAGATTATCTAAATACGACCAGCTGATTTTAATCTGCGGTCGCTATGAAGGCGTAGATGAACGAGTGGCGAAATATGTGGCAGATGAAGAAATTTCTATCGGGGATTATGTGTTGTCGGGAGGGGAGTTGCCGGCGCTGGTTTTGCTAGACGCCGTCTCTCGCCAAATCCAAGGAGTATTGGGAAAAATGGAATCTCTGGAAGAAATAAAAGGCTCGTATGAAGTCTACACTCGCCCCGAGGAATTCAAGGCTGTCGTTGGTCGTAAGTCAAAAATCTGGCGCGTCCCCAAGGTTCTCGTGAGTGGGCATCATAAGAAAATTGACCAGGAGCGGGGGAAGGCTTAG
- the mraZ gene encoding division/cell wall cluster transcriptional repressor MraZ, with protein sequence MFIGEYTHSLDTKGRVALPAKFRPKLGDGAIIARGLDHCLFVFTKESWEKLTAKIAAMSFMKSDSRAFARLMLAGASEVEFDNQGRILIPEYLRIYASLKKQAIFAGLYDRIEIWDEANWKSYKSKTEASSDDIAEKLGELGI encoded by the coding sequence ATGTTCATTGGAGAATACACACATAGCTTAGATACTAAGGGGCGAGTAGCTTTACCCGCTAAATTTCGGCCGAAGCTTGGCGATGGAGCAATTATCGCGCGTGGACTTGATCATTGTTTATTTGTATTCACGAAAGAGAGCTGGGAAAAATTAACTGCCAAGATTGCGGCTATGTCTTTTATGAAATCCGACTCTCGGGCGTTTGCTCGTTTGATGCTCGCCGGCGCGAGTGAAGTGGAATTTGATAATCAGGGAAGAATTCTGATTCCGGAATATTTGCGAATTTATGCATCGCTAAAAAAGCAGGCGATTTTTGCCGGACTCTACGACCGAATTGAAATTTGGGATGAAGCAAACTGGAAGTCCTACAAATCTAAAACCGAAGCCTCTTCCGACGACATAGCCGAAAAGTTGGGAGAGCTCGGAATTTAA
- a CDS encoding KH domain-containing protein gives MAEKSTDLEFLEYLVKSIVDHPDDVVVKRTVDEMGVLLSLKVHLQDMGQVVGREGATAKAIRSLLRIVGIKNNARVNLKIEEPEGSTHVPRERQEKE, from the coding sequence ATGGCAGAAAAATCTACAGATCTTGAGTTCTTGGAATACCTTGTCAAATCTATCGTTGATCATCCCGATGATGTCGTGGTGAAGCGCACGGTAGATGAAATGGGAGTTCTACTTTCTTTGAAAGTACATCTCCAGGACATGGGTCAGGTAGTCGGCCGCGAAGGCGCTACCGCCAAGGCCATCCGCTCTCTTTTGAGAATCGTTGGCATTAAGAATAATGCCCGCGTGAACTTAAAAATTGAAGAGCCGGAAGGTTCCACTCACGTTCCTCGTGAACGTCAGGAAAAAGAGTAG
- the rplL gene encoding 50S ribosomal protein L7/L12 translates to MEKYQDLLTKIGDMKVTELAELVKAMEEKFGVSASMPAAAGVGGGAGGAEAEEKTAWDVMLTVGGGQKIQVIKVIREVTGLGLKEAKDIVDAAPKVVKAGMKKEEAEDLKKKLEAAGATVELK, encoded by the coding sequence ATGGAAAAATATCAAGATTTACTCACTAAGATTGGCGATATGAAAGTTACCGAGCTTGCTGAGTTAGTAAAAGCAATGGAAGAGAAGTTCGGAGTTTCTGCCTCGATGCCGGCCGCTGCCGGAGTAGGTGGTGGAGCAGGTGGCGCCGAAGCGGAAGAGAAAACCGCTTGGGATGTCATGTTGACTGTGGGTGGTGGCCAGAAAATCCAGGTCATCAAGGTTATCCGCGAAGTCACAGGTCTTGGCTTGAAAGAAGCTAAGGACATCGTAGATGCCGCCCCGAAAGTTGTGAAAGCCGGAATGAAGAAAGAGGAAGCCGAAGACTTGAAGAAAAAGTTGGAAGCTGCCGGCGCGACTGTGGAATTGAAATAA
- the rplJ gene encoding 50S ribosomal protein L10 — protein MLTKAQKKQHIDKSAEMVKGSKTLVFADFTGVDTASIRRIKIEAKKVGASFKVFKKRLLNITLKEMGVAFDPLQFKTQVGTFFIPEDLSSIAATIHKFAKELARTKKNFIVLGAYDLANKQAVSVEEFAVIAKLPGREVLLSMVISGITGPLRAFMYMLGELAKKASASADKAPVASVPAPVESSAETSVVPASEAVHPPTGGAPAVEPAPASQ, from the coding sequence ATGTTAACTAAAGCGCAGAAAAAACAGCACATAGATAAGAGCGCAGAGATGGTGAAGGGGAGCAAGACTTTGGTATTTGCTGATTTTACCGGCGTAGACACCGCTTCCATCCGCAGAATCAAGATCGAGGCGAAGAAAGTTGGCGCGTCCTTCAAGGTTTTCAAAAAGCGTTTATTGAACATCACCCTGAAAGAAATGGGAGTGGCGTTTGATCCTTTGCAATTTAAAACCCAAGTCGGCACCTTCTTTATTCCTGAAGATTTGAGTTCTATCGCGGCTACGATTCACAAGTTTGCTAAAGAGTTGGCCAGAACCAAGAAAAATTTTATCGTCTTGGGGGCTTATGACTTAGCGAACAAGCAAGCCGTTTCCGTAGAAGAGTTTGCTGTAATCGCCAAATTGCCGGGCCGCGAGGTTCTGCTTTCGATGGTGATTAGTGGTATTACAGGTCCGCTTCGCGCGTTCATGTACATGCTTGGCGAGTTAGCAAAGAAAGCCTCCGCCTCGGCGGATAAAGCTCCTGTGGCTAGCGTTCCAGCCCCCGTTGAATCTTCAGCGGAAACGTCTGTAGTGCCAGCTTCGGAAGCAGTCCATCCGCCAACTGGCGGAGCCCCTGCGGTTGAGCCAGCCCCAGCTAGTCAATAA